A single genomic interval of Chryseobacterium paludis harbors:
- a CDS encoding SulP family inorganic anion transporter, with product MSTYIKIFDFSKKVNYKNELLAGFTVAMTMIPESLSFAILAGLSPLTGLYAAFLMGLITAVFGGRPGMVSGGAGATVVVLIALAKSHGVEYLFATVILAGVFQMLVGIFKLGKFVRLIPQPVMYGFLNGLAVIIFMAQVEQFKFVDSNGVVQWLQGTSLYIMAGLTIFTIAIVYFLPKITKVVPASLVAILMVFGIVLGFNINTKTVADIAHISGSLPSFHIPHIPFSLETLNVIFPYALIMAGVGLIESLLTLSMVDEITNSKGNANRESVAQGIANITNGFFGGMGGCAMVAQTLVNLNAGSRARLSGIIASLTILIIILFGAPFIEKIPMAALVGVMMMVAISTFQWVSIRIVNKMPKSDIFVGVVVALITIVLHNLALAVLVGVVIAALVFAWDNAKRIRARKYIDEDGAKHYEIFGPLFFGSVTAFTDKFDPAGDPNDVIVDFKESRIVDMSAIDALDKLSKRYHDLNKTLHLRHLSEDCRKVLKNAEAVIDVNIEDDPTYKVMPER from the coding sequence ATGAGTACATATATAAAGATCTTCGATTTTTCTAAAAAGGTAAACTATAAAAATGAATTACTTGCAGGGTTTACAGTTGCAATGACTATGATTCCTGAATCTCTTTCATTTGCTATTTTAGCGGGACTTTCTCCGTTAACGGGTTTGTATGCAGCCTTTTTAATGGGGTTGATAACGGCTGTTTTCGGTGGTAGACCAGGAATGGTTTCCGGTGGAGCGGGTGCTACTGTTGTTGTCTTGATCGCATTAGCTAAATCTCATGGTGTTGAATATCTGTTTGCTACTGTTATACTGGCGGGGGTTTTTCAAATGCTTGTGGGTATCTTTAAATTAGGAAAGTTCGTTCGGTTGATCCCACAGCCTGTCATGTACGGTTTTTTGAATGGTTTGGCTGTTATTATTTTTATGGCTCAAGTCGAGCAATTTAAATTTGTGGACAGCAATGGTGTCGTTCAGTGGCTACAGGGGACTTCTTTATATATTATGGCAGGGCTTACCATTTTTACCATAGCTATTGTTTATTTTTTACCAAAAATCACTAAAGTTGTTCCAGCTTCATTAGTCGCTATTTTAATGGTCTTCGGAATTGTTTTAGGGTTTAATATTAACACAAAAACAGTTGCCGATATTGCTCATATTAGCGGAAGCCTTCCTTCTTTTCATATTCCCCATATCCCATTTTCCCTGGAAACACTGAATGTTATTTTCCCATATGCTTTGATCATGGCAGGCGTTGGCCTTATAGAATCTCTCCTTACATTGTCTATGGTGGATGAAATTACCAATTCTAAAGGAAATGCCAATCGTGAATCTGTGGCTCAGGGAATAGCAAATATTACCAACGGCTTCTTTGGCGGGATGGGTGGCTGTGCAATGGTGGCACAGACCTTAGTCAATCTTAATGCCGGATCAAGGGCGAGGCTATCGGGGATCATTGCATCCCTTACTATTTTAATTATTATCTTATTTGGAGCTCCATTTATTGAAAAGATACCAATGGCAGCATTGGTTGGGGTAATGATGATGGTGGCGATAAGTACTTTCCAATGGGTTTCTATAAGGATTGTCAATAAAATGCCAAAGTCCGATATATTTGTTGGGGTGGTAGTTGCTTTAATAACAATTGTATTGCATAATCTGGCTCTTGCAGTTTTAGTAGGGGTTGTAATTGCTGCTCTCGTGTTTGCTTGGGATAATGCAAAAAGAATCAGAGCTAGAAAATATATTGACGAAGATGGAGCAAAGCACTATGAAATATTTGGACCCTTATTTTTTGGTTCTGTAACGGCCTTCACAGATAAATTTGATCCTGCTGGTGATCCTAATGATGTAATTGTTGATTTTAAAGAAAGCAGAATTGTTGATATGAGCGCCATTGATGCTCTGGATAAATTATCGAAACGTTACCATGATCTTAATAAAACACTGCATCTGCGTCATTTAAGTGAGGATTGTAGAAAGGTATTGAAAAATGCAGAAGCAGTCATTGATGTTAATATTGAGGATGATCCTACTTATAAAGTGATGCCTGAAAGATAA
- a CDS encoding penicillin-binding protein, with protein sequence MTKQRAHINVNLCDSPILKGSFGYECMIWNGAKCADFGNYLL encoded by the coding sequence ATGACAAAACAAAGAGCACATATCAATGTAAATCTATGCGATAGCCCGATACTAAAGGGATCGTTTGGATATGAATGTATGATATGGAATGGGGCAAAATGTGCTGACTTTGGAAATTATTTACTGTAA
- a CDS encoding cyclic-phosphate processing receiver domain-containing protein — MAKKLLFLDDIRYPIEAYYYTKQDIFLEKDWDIVRNYEQFINRIMEKGLPEMISFDHDLADIHYLEQNSLDFTEKTGYDCAKWLIEYCMDNGLDLPEFYSHSMNPVGKENILNLLENFKKANKKS; from the coding sequence ATGGCAAAAAAGCTTTTGTTTCTGGATGATATCAGATATCCGATCGAAGCCTATTATTATACAAAACAGGATATTTTCTTAGAGAAAGATTGGGATATAGTTCGGAATTACGAACAGTTTATCAACAGAATTATGGAGAAAGGACTTCCAGAGATGATCTCTTTTGATCATGACCTTGCAGATATCCATTATCTGGAGCAGAATTCTTTAGATTTTACTGAAAAGACAGGTTATGATTGTGCCAAGTGGCTGATTGAATATTGTATGGATAACGGGCTGGACCTACCGGAGTTTTACAGCCATTCCATGAACCCGGTTGGGAAGGAGAATATTCTTAACCTATTAGAAAATTTTAAAAAAGCTAATAAAAAATCTTAA
- a CDS encoding HAD family hydrolase, with the protein MKADIDIHNHYHFSFDLWLTLIKSHPEFKAKRVELFSSFFNINRPIEEVAKTVKYYDDLCNTINEVIGGNVDTFEIYLLILNALNVDIKELNRDDLNRFYTESEELFLEYKPVIIFENVHQFFNEIKSQGKTINILSNTGFIKGKTLRKFLIEENLDEFIDFHIYSDEINCSKPNPIVFQEVKNKIKNQDLELHQILHIGDNLIADFNGAKNFGFNAHLLKYSI; encoded by the coding sequence TTGAAAGCAGATATCGACATCCATAACCACTATCATTTTTCTTTTGATCTGTGGCTCACTTTAATAAAATCTCATCCCGAATTTAAAGCAAAAAGAGTTGAGCTGTTCTCCTCATTTTTCAATATCAACAGACCCATAGAAGAGGTTGCAAAAACTGTAAAATACTATGATGATTTATGCAATACCATCAATGAGGTTATAGGTGGGAATGTGGATACTTTTGAAATCTATTTGCTGATTTTAAATGCTTTAAATGTTGATATAAAAGAATTAAACAGGGATGATTTAAATAGATTTTACACTGAAAGTGAAGAATTATTTCTCGAATATAAACCAGTTATTATCTTCGAAAATGTACATCAATTTTTTAACGAAATTAAAAGTCAGGGAAAGACCATTAATATATTAAGTAATACGGGATTTATTAAAGGAAAAACACTCCGGAAATTTTTGATTGAAGAGAACCTTGATGAATTTATCGATTTCCATATTTATTCCGATGAAATTAATTGTTCAAAACCTAATCCGATCGTTTTTCAGGAAGTGAAAAATAAAATTAAAAATCAAGATTTAGAACTGCATCAGATTCTACACATAGGTGATAATCTGATCGCTGATTTTAATGGAGCAAAAAATTTTGGTTTCAATGCACACTTACTTAAATACTCAATATAA
- a CDS encoding ribonuclease H-like YkuK family protein, with protein sequence METQQETWQNMTGKFFHKPIIQLVEEAIIREQANGYRLKVCVGSDSHVYGDDISYATAVVFIREGKGAFTFIRKQREVQTISIKERMLNEVNKSVEIAYAICSILDTYGVEMEVHADINTDPEFKSNVALKDAMGYILGMGYVFKAKPHAFASSNCADMMV encoded by the coding sequence ATGGAAACGCAACAAGAAACATGGCAGAATATGACTGGAAAATTTTTCCACAAACCTATCATACAATTGGTAGAAGAAGCCATCATCCGTGAACAGGCTAATGGATACCGACTGAAAGTTTGTGTGGGTTCAGATTCCCACGTTTATGGTGATGATATCAGCTACGCTACAGCAGTGGTATTTATTCGCGAAGGAAAAGGAGCGTTTACTTTTATTAGAAAACAAAGAGAAGTACAAACCATCAGTATCAAAGAACGAATGCTGAATGAAGTGAACAAATCTGTAGAAATTGCGTATGCTATCTGTTCTATTTTGGATACTTACGGGGTGGAAATGGAAGTACACGCAGATATCAATACGGATCCTGAATTTAAATCCAATGTTGCATTAAAAGATGCAATGGGATATATTCTGGGAATGGGATATGTTTTTAAAGCTAAGCCACATGCTTTTGCAAGTTCCAACTGCGCTGATATGATGGTGTAA
- a CDS encoding helix-turn-helix domain-containing protein yields the protein MLYKEIHIGQFIKERVEDKGITIERICNFLNKDEEFVENMLNSRSIDTEVLLRCSKLLEYDFFRLYSSHLILYAPPAAVNKNTEKSEKIPYFRKNIYTQEIKEFIIKRIQSGEMSLNDVIKEYSIPKSTLHRWLQKIDTPNK from the coding sequence ATGTTATACAAAGAAATACATATAGGACAATTCATAAAAGAGCGAGTTGAAGACAAAGGAATTACAATAGAAAGGATTTGTAACTTCCTAAACAAAGATGAAGAGTTTGTTGAAAACATGCTAAATAGCAGATCGATCGACACAGAAGTTCTGTTAAGATGCAGTAAATTATTAGAGTATGACTTTTTCAGACTGTATAGTTCTCACCTTATTCTATACGCTCCACCAGCAGCAGTAAATAAGAACACCGAAAAATCCGAAAAAATACCTTATTTCAGAAAGAATATCTACACTCAGGAAATCAAAGAATTTATTATCAAAAGAATTCAGTCCGGAGAGATGAGCTTGAATGACGTAATAAAAGAATATTCCATTCCAAAAAGTACGCTTCATCGTTGGCTCCAGAAAATAGACACCCCAAATAAATAA
- a CDS encoding phosphoribosyltransferase family protein, whose amino-acid sequence MNKRYSLHHIHSAKEFTFSPAEYSYFKYGDKSYAEKFAKELFDGFISHNEGLFNVDKEIVILPSPYMAIPTASNFLCFYFKKCLDFYLFQRGKKSSILSKINRNHTYTTDYGNLSFEDRKNLIANDTYYIDKDFLRGKLCIFIDDIKITGSHEHTVNKILDEYAVQADFIFLYYAELMNFDIDPTIENYFNYYAVKNVEHIVEVMIKPSFQFNTRIVKYILGLESSNFEYLTSKVKKEHMDDLLELAISNNYHLIKEYENNINTLTQTELYYGY is encoded by the coding sequence ATGAACAAGAGGTACAGTTTACACCATATCCATTCTGCAAAAGAGTTTACTTTTTCCCCTGCAGAATACAGTTATTTTAAGTATGGAGATAAATCTTATGCCGAAAAGTTTGCTAAGGAACTATTCGATGGGTTTATTTCTCATAACGAAGGACTTTTCAATGTCGATAAAGAGATTGTGATTTTACCAAGTCCTTATATGGCAATTCCTACAGCTTCTAATTTTTTGTGCTTCTACTTTAAAAAGTGCTTGGATTTTTATCTGTTTCAGAGAGGAAAGAAATCAAGTATTCTCTCAAAGATAAACCGTAATCATACCTATACCACAGATTATGGAAATCTTAGTTTTGAAGATCGTAAAAATTTGATTGCCAATGATACTTATTATATCGATAAGGATTTTTTACGCGGAAAACTTTGTATTTTTATAGATGATATAAAAATTACAGGAAGTCACGAACATACAGTGAACAAAATATTAGATGAATATGCTGTACAGGCGGATTTTATATTCTTATATTATGCTGAGTTGATGAATTTTGATATTGATCCGACTATCGAAAATTACTTCAATTACTACGCTGTAAAAAATGTCGAGCACATTGTAGAGGTCATGATAAAGCCCAGTTTTCAGTTCAATACAAGAATTGTAAAATATATTTTAGGGTTAGAATCAAGTAATTTTGAATATCTTACGTCTAAAGTAAAAAAGGAACATATGGATGATCTGCTGGAATTAGCTATCAGCAACAATTATCATTTAATAAAAGAATACGAAAATAACATAAACACTTTAACACAAACCGAATTATATTATGGCTATTAA
- a CDS encoding TerD family protein, with the protein MAINLQKGQRENINAPKFTVGLGWDINNTSTGGAFDLDASLFLLGENKKLVSDNHFIFYNNLESPDKAVIHTGDNLTGDGAGDDEQIKIDLTKIDDAVKEITVVVTIHEAESRKQNFGQVRNSFIRIFNTDTNEEILKYELDEDFSIETAVEFGRIYNRNGEWKFEAVGSGQRDGLEKFVSIYQ; encoded by the coding sequence ATGGCTATTAACTTACAGAAAGGACAAAGAGAAAATATAAATGCACCTAAATTCACAGTAGGTTTAGGATGGGATATCAATAATACATCTACGGGAGGTGCTTTCGATTTAGATGCTTCTTTATTTTTATTGGGAGAAAACAAAAAATTAGTTTCAGATAATCACTTCATTTTTTATAACAATCTTGAGTCTCCGGATAAAGCAGTTATTCACACAGGTGATAATTTAACAGGAGATGGAGCAGGAGATGATGAGCAAATCAAGATTGATTTAACTAAAATTGATGATGCTGTAAAAGAAATTACAGTAGTTGTTACGATACATGAAGCAGAATCCAGAAAACAAAACTTCGGACAGGTAAGAAATTCTTTCATTAGAATTTTCAATACAGATACGAATGAAGAAATCTTAAAATATGAATTAGATGAAGATTTCTCTATCGAAACAGCTGTTGAATTCGGAAGAATATACAACAGAAATGGAGAGTGGAAATTTGAAGCTGTAGGAAGTGGACAAAGAGATGGTCTTGAAAAATTTGTATCAATCTATCAATAA
- a CDS encoding 3'-5' exonuclease, with translation MKTTDNILIIDLEATCWDDRPPKGQESEIIEIGVCIMDAKTGKISKNEGILVKPQYSKVSPFCTELTTITQKMLDEEGIFFDDALDILRAEYDSEDLTWASYGNYDLNMLQSQARRFNVDYPLGDDHINVKTLFGEVHPTIRKSVGMSRALGELNFKLEGTHHRGVDDAKNIAKILYWCLQNY, from the coding sequence ATGAAAACAACAGACAATATATTAATTATAGACCTTGAAGCCACGTGTTGGGATGACCGACCCCCTAAAGGTCAGGAAAGTGAGATCATCGAAATCGGCGTTTGCATCATGGATGCGAAAACCGGTAAGATCTCAAAGAATGAAGGGATTTTAGTAAAACCCCAATATTCCAAAGTAAGCCCTTTTTGTACGGAACTTACTACAATTACTCAAAAAATGTTGGATGAGGAAGGTATTTTCTTTGACGATGCATTAGATATTCTCAGAGCAGAATATGATTCTGAAGATTTAACCTGGGCGAGTTATGGCAATTATGACCTGAACATGCTTCAAAGCCAGGCAAGAAGGTTTAATGTGGATTATCCATTAGGTGATGACCATATCAATGTGAAAACATTATTTGGGGAAGTGCATCCGACTATCAGGAAAAGTGTAGGGATGAGTAGAGCTTTAGGGGAATTGAATTTCAAGCTCGAAGGGACTCATCACAGAGGAGTTGATGATGCCAAAAATATTGCCAAGATTTTGTATTGGTGCCTTCAGAATTATTAA
- a CDS encoding helix-turn-helix domain-containing protein has translation MLRLEHPDKLEEPKIKELLKRLNTSDDVLKLNERLFEQSKESAKNNQKLKTYDKKTMLKLLQYQRKHGFSTSYMSKKYKISRTTIAKWKKNFEEELN, from the coding sequence ATGCTCAGACTTGAACATCCTGATAAATTAGAAGAACCGAAAATTAAAGAATTACTCAAAAGACTTAATACTTCAGATGATGTTCTAAAACTTAATGAAAGGCTTTTTGAACAATCAAAAGAAAGTGCAAAAAACAACCAGAAACTAAAAACATACGATAAGAAAACAATGCTGAAGCTATTGCAATATCAGAGAAAGCATGGTTTTTCTACAAGTTATATGTCAAAGAAGTATAAGATCAGCAGAACCACTATTGCGAAGTGGAAAAAGAATTTTGAAGAAGAACTCAACTAA
- a CDS encoding VOC family protein, protein MIKGLYETHIQVSNLENAIQFYTEVLGLKLAHRDETRPIVFLWVGEGKEFMLGLWEQKENLQPRHFAFSSDKEDILNYSVDYLKTRNLKPYNFLKDGMDKPMVFAWMPALAIYFNDPDGNSLEFISILDGEGRPELGVISYEDWLNYMNAK, encoded by the coding sequence ATGATCAAAGGATTATATGAAACACATATTCAGGTAAGTAATTTAGAAAATGCTATTCAATTTTATACTGAAGTTTTAGGACTAAAACTAGCACATAGAGATGAAACCCGACCGATTGTATTTTTATGGGTTGGTGAAGGAAAAGAGTTTATGCTCGGCCTATGGGAACAAAAAGAAAATTTACAACCCAGGCATTTTGCTTTTTCGAGCGATAAAGAAGATATTCTGAATTATTCGGTTGATTATTTAAAAACAAGAAACCTAAAACCTTACAACTTTCTGAAAGATGGGATGGATAAGCCGATGGTCTTTGCATGGATGCCAGCTTTAGCCATTTATTTTAATGATCCGGATGGAAATAGTTTGGAATTCATCTCTATTCTCGATGGTGAAGGCCGACCTGAATTGGGTGTAATATCTTATGAAGACTGGTTAAATTATATGAATGCGAAATGA
- a CDS encoding 3'-5' exonuclease, giving the protein MKNKTTNEILIIDLEATCWENDRIPIGQKVDIIEIGICLLNLTSKEISKKQSVYVIPERSEINEFCTKLTGITPQLIEEKGIYFEEACEKIIDEYNPALLTWAGFGNFDKEQIFEQCDWLGIEIPFSYDYLNVMDEFKDHFSLPRMMGLKRALDYLKMEFEGNHHSGADDAYNAAKILRKILE; this is encoded by the coding sequence ATGAAAAATAAAACAACAAATGAAATATTAATTATCGACCTGGAAGCGACGTGTTGGGAAAATGACAGAATTCCCATTGGGCAAAAAGTCGATATTATAGAAATAGGAATTTGCTTATTGAACTTAACATCAAAAGAGATTTCTAAGAAGCAAAGTGTATATGTAATTCCCGAGAGGTCTGAAATCAATGAATTTTGTACAAAACTGACGGGAATTACGCCACAACTGATAGAAGAAAAAGGAATCTATTTTGAAGAAGCCTGTGAAAAAATCATTGACGAGTACAATCCAGCCTTATTAACCTGGGCTGGCTTTGGAAATTTTGATAAGGAGCAAATCTTTGAACAATGTGATTGGCTTGGAATAGAAATTCCTTTTTCTTACGATTATCTTAATGTGATGGATGAATTTAAAGACCATTTTAGTCTTCCAAGAATGATGGGTCTAAAAAGAGCCCTGGATTATTTGAAAATGGAATTTGAAGGAAATCATCACAGTGGAGCTGACGATGCTTACAACGCTGCCAAAATTTTGAGAAAGATTTTGGAGTAA
- a CDS encoding tetratricopeptide repeat protein — translation MNKQKFIDKFIRAFFILIFLKILGLIAQLFHQSFWSVLGTLGIFIIVAIIILLVMVSLKDKERGDKGLGKRGGSGGSFYLENSLFDRIRSKYEELAEKYVSEGDYKKAAKVYMNLLQDNYRAAKTLENGGLYNEAAVIYLKKLNNKSDAAICYEKAKQYRKAIDLYKELEQKEKVGDLYKEMNDVKNAHIYYQMVADDFVGNNQMVKASLIYRKKMESPHEAQKVLLKGWEENKDAFNCLNNYFANIFDVKQLENQIQVLYKDTPTDKKIMYLEAMKYEFKKDPKLKSVARNIAYQIISEKVETHSEIVNELKHFNPDDQVILKDISRYKTGRNKMFR, via the coding sequence ATGAATAAGCAGAAGTTTATAGACAAATTTATCAGAGCATTTTTTATTCTGATATTTCTTAAAATATTAGGTCTTATTGCTCAGCTTTTTCATCAAAGCTTTTGGAGTGTTTTAGGAACTTTAGGTATTTTTATCATCGTTGCTATAATTATCCTTTTGGTCATGGTTAGTTTGAAGGATAAAGAAAGAGGGGATAAAGGCCTGGGGAAAAGAGGGGGTTCAGGTGGAAGCTTTTATCTTGAAAATTCACTTTTTGACAGAATCCGAAGTAAATATGAAGAACTTGCTGAAAAATACGTTAGTGAAGGAGATTATAAAAAAGCTGCAAAAGTATATATGAATCTCTTACAGGATAATTACAGGGCAGCCAAAACATTGGAAAACGGGGGATTATATAATGAAGCAGCAGTTATTTATCTTAAAAAATTAAATAATAAATCTGATGCTGCAATCTGCTATGAAAAAGCAAAACAATACAGAAAAGCGATTGATCTTTATAAAGAATTGGAGCAGAAAGAAAAAGTAGGCGATCTTTATAAAGAGATGAATGATGTGAAAAATGCTCATATCTATTATCAAATGGTGGCGGATGATTTTGTTGGAAACAACCAGATGGTAAAAGCGTCATTGATCTATCGCAAAAAAATGGAATCGCCACATGAAGCCCAGAAAGTTTTGTTAAAAGGCTGGGAAGAAAATAAAGATGCATTCAACTGTCTGAATAATTATTTTGCTAATATTTTTGATGTTAAACAATTGGAAAATCAAATTCAGGTTTTATATAAAGATACTCCCACAGATAAAAAGATCATGTACCTGGAAGCGATGAAGTATGAATTTAAAAAAGATCCAAAACTAAAGTCTGTGGCGAGAAATATTGCGTACCAGATTATTTCGGAAAAAGTGGAAACACATTCTGAAATTGTAAATGAATTAAAGCATTTCAATCCTGATGATCAGGTTATTTTAAAAGATATTTCGAGGTATAAAACGGGTAGGAATAAGATGTTTCGATAG
- a CDS encoding slipin family protein translates to MIKNVQIEAYQVGLVFKNRNLIEILKEGNHWVFGGKFVEIYEMKTLLKANDDLILLLKNEELNAMLEIVEVKDGELVLVYENGIFKEVLHVGQYVIWKGVMNREFLKADLTKVDITEKISKTILENAKLKNLTRKFVVTNQHKGLLIIDGKLTKVLDAGTYYFWVNEISVEVKSVDTRMQQMEIAGQELLTKDKAMLRINFYVRYQVENIVKALMDNKEYDKQLYILMQLALREFVGALTLDELLLKKDSVGKEILENLGHKANDLGLKATDAGIRDVILTGEMKEIMNQVLIAEKKAQANSIMRREETASTRSLLNTAKLMEENEVLWKLKEMEFMEKIADKIGDITVSGNSNIVSQLKEIFAK, encoded by the coding sequence ATGATAAAAAATGTACAAATTGAAGCATACCAAGTAGGTTTGGTATTTAAAAACCGAAACCTGATTGAAATCCTGAAAGAAGGTAATCACTGGGTTTTTGGTGGTAAATTTGTGGAAATCTATGAAATGAAGACGTTGTTGAAAGCTAATGACGATTTGATTCTTTTATTGAAAAATGAAGAGTTAAATGCGATGTTGGAAATCGTGGAGGTGAAAGATGGTGAACTTGTATTGGTTTATGAGAACGGAATCTTTAAAGAGGTACTTCATGTTGGTCAATATGTCATTTGGAAGGGTGTGATGAACAGAGAATTTCTAAAAGCTGACTTGACGAAAGTTGATATTACAGAAAAGATTTCCAAAACCATTCTGGAAAATGCAAAATTGAAAAACCTTACCAGAAAATTTGTGGTGACTAATCAGCATAAAGGTTTGTTAATCATCGATGGTAAGCTAACGAAAGTGCTGGATGCAGGAACTTATTATTTTTGGGTGAATGAAATTTCCGTTGAAGTAAAAAGTGTAGATACTCGTATGCAGCAAATGGAAATTGCCGGCCAGGAGCTTTTAACGAAAGATAAAGCGATGCTTCGTATCAATTTTTATGTTCGTTATCAAGTGGAAAATATCGTGAAAGCATTGATGGATAATAAAGAGTATGATAAACAATTGTATATACTGATGCAGTTGGCTCTTCGCGAGTTTGTGGGTGCTTTGACATTAGATGAATTGCTGTTGAAAAAGGATTCTGTAGGAAAAGAAATTCTGGAGAATCTTGGACATAAAGCCAACGATCTTGGATTGAAGGCTACAGATGCTGGAATCCGGGATGTGATCCTAACAGGAGAAATGAAGGAAATCATGAATCAGGTTTTGATTGCAGAGAAAAAAGCTCAGGCCAACAGCATCATGCGTCGTGAAGAAACAGCTTCTACAAGAAGTTTACTGAACACAGCGAAACTAATGGAGGAAAATGAAGTCTTGTGGAAGTTGAAAGAAATGGAATTTATGGAGAAGATTGCAGATAAGATTGGAGATATTACCGTTTCCGGAAACAGTAATATTGTTTCTCAGCTAAAAGAGATTTTTGCAAAATAA